From the genome of Pseudomonas yamanorum, one region includes:
- a CDS encoding fimbrial protein has product MKVLYSLIAALLLCGLAQSAQAINCVYINGNKGFVGTTALQISSLSVPRDAPVGTVLFQQNFNQSGAGADFKCLSTGGAATLNTLLTLKSTLANTGYSAGPYASFVYQTGVAGIGVAWVNGTSVQTAAVRAAIPNGCALSGSADCFISGLKIAPATGIVLIKTGPVGTGTISGSSLGTLEQDFSVPNSPTSVANKVGLTGSINIVALTCMTSDVNVPMGTNKIASFSGIGSASTPVNFMISLTGCPGFPGYYGNTSSIPTSSQSAVISAGTLVPNTLSLRLDPVDTPIDATHGVLSLSAGADPATGVGLQVLDASGAPWALSQNQLLNLPLAAGTTALNIPLSARYLQTAATVTAGSANAVATYTIIYQ; this is encoded by the coding sequence ATGAAGGTGCTTTATTCCCTGATCGCCGCTCTGCTGTTGTGTGGCCTTGCGCAGTCGGCCCAAGCGATCAATTGTGTCTACATCAATGGCAACAAGGGGTTTGTAGGCACGACCGCATTGCAGATCAGCTCCCTCAGTGTGCCGAGGGATGCGCCAGTGGGCACAGTGCTCTTTCAGCAGAACTTCAATCAGAGCGGTGCAGGCGCCGATTTCAAGTGTCTCAGTACCGGTGGAGCGGCAACCTTGAACACTCTTTTGACGCTGAAGAGCACGTTGGCCAATACCGGTTACAGCGCGGGACCTTACGCCAGCTTCGTCTATCAAACAGGCGTAGCGGGCATTGGTGTCGCCTGGGTTAACGGAACATCGGTGCAAACTGCTGCCGTCAGGGCAGCGATTCCAAATGGCTGCGCATTGTCGGGAAGCGCCGACTGTTTCATATCCGGCCTCAAGATTGCGCCAGCAACCGGGATAGTGCTGATAAAGACCGGGCCAGTGGGAACGGGCACCATCAGCGGCAGTTCGCTGGGTACGCTGGAACAGGATTTCTCTGTTCCCAATAGCCCTACCTCTGTCGCCAACAAAGTGGGGCTGACCGGCAGCATCAACATCGTCGCCCTGACCTGCATGACCTCGGACGTTAACGTACCCATGGGCACCAACAAGATTGCGTCGTTCAGCGGGATAGGTTCGGCCAGCACGCCGGTGAACTTCATGATCAGCCTGACGGGTTGCCCGGGGTTTCCAGGCTATTACGGCAACACCAGTTCGATCCCGACAAGCTCGCAATCGGCGGTCATCAGTGCGGGCACCCTCGTGCCCAATACCCTCAGCCTACGGTTGGACCCGGTCGACACACCGATTGATGCCACCCATGGTGTGTTGAGCCTGTCGGCGGGTGCAGACCCGGCGACGGGTGTCGGTCTACAGGTGCTTGATGCTTCAGGCGCGCCTTGGGCGCTGTCCCAGAATCAGTTGCTGAACCTTCCGCTGGCCGCTGGCACCACGGCGTTGAACATCCCGTTGAGCGCGCGTTATTTGCAAACGGCCGCCACGGTGACAGCAGGTTCAGCCAACGCTGTGGCGACTTACACCATTATCTATCAGTAA
- a CDS encoding FimD/PapC C-terminal domain-containing protein: MDDAGNPVGTVGQGGQLYARIKDGTQSLLVNWGKESGQTCTLKVPALKEQGQILKGNALCLSAGS, translated from the coding sequence GTGGATGACGCAGGTAACCCGGTAGGCACTGTAGGGCAGGGCGGGCAACTGTATGCACGTATCAAGGACGGCACACAAAGCCTGCTGGTCAATTGGGGTAAAGAGAGCGGTCAGACCTGCACGCTGAAAGTGCCGGCCCTTAAAGAGCAGGGTCAGATATTGAAGGGCAACGCGCTGTGCCTGAGTGCTGGGTCATGA
- a CDS encoding FimD/PapC N-terminal domain-containing protein encodes MTTLSLLRARRTEIACAHASDLPVWGRRTLLIVSALLMPYAMAEDVQFDNSFLPAGSSGIDLTLFQSGNPVMSGTYRADILVNSNLSMRQDIRIVSDAKGRNPRVCVDTRMLELMGVNVEALSPTATAKLATDPCPVINELIDGATALFSTDTQQLDFSIPQAALRRNARGYVSPELWDRGVTAG; translated from the coding sequence ATGACTACGCTGTCTCTTCTGCGCGCGCGCCGGACGGAAATCGCTTGCGCCCACGCCAGCGATTTGCCGGTTTGGGGTCGCCGAACTTTACTGATTGTCAGTGCATTGTTGATGCCTTACGCCATGGCTGAAGACGTGCAGTTCGATAACTCTTTTCTTCCGGCAGGCTCGAGCGGAATTGACCTGACGCTGTTCCAGAGCGGGAACCCGGTGATGTCGGGTACGTACCGTGCCGACATTCTGGTGAACTCGAACCTGAGCATGCGTCAGGATATCCGTATCGTGTCCGACGCCAAGGGCAGGAACCCCAGGGTCTGTGTCGACACCCGGATGCTGGAGCTGATGGGCGTAAACGTAGAAGCCCTGTCGCCGACGGCAACTGCCAAGCTGGCGACTGACCCGTGCCCGGTCATCAATGAGCTGATTGACGGTGCCACGGCGCTGTTTTCCACCGACACGCAGCAACTGGACTTCAGCATTCCGCAGGCGGCCTTGCGGCGTAACGCCCGAGGGTACGTCAGCCCAGAATTATGGGACCGCGGGGTGACCGCGGGGTGA
- a CDS encoding fimbrial biogenesis chaperone, producing the protein MQRKKAWCRYFVMMATLLGCSQAMSSVVITGTRVIFPADKKEVTVKINNNGTKPVLVQSWIDSGDPASTPSNSSAPFVISPPVSRVDADKGQSLRLMFTGTALASDKESVFWLNVLEIPVKATSDQNMLQMAFRSRIKVFYRPANLPGTPSAAIEALQWKVVAQPNGTYGLQAYNPTAFYVSQSDLVLVNGGQRILSEAGMIAPGETHIFALPGLKSMPAPGAKVEYSAINDYGALVPTHESLMP; encoded by the coding sequence ATGCAGCGTAAAAAAGCCTGGTGTCGTTACTTCGTAATGATGGCGACCTTGCTTGGTTGTTCCCAGGCGATGTCTTCGGTCGTCATCACCGGCACCCGTGTGATTTTTCCGGCGGATAAAAAGGAAGTCACCGTCAAGATTAACAACAACGGCACCAAGCCCGTACTGGTTCAGTCGTGGATTGATAGCGGTGATCCCGCGTCCACCCCAAGCAATTCTTCAGCGCCATTTGTGATTTCGCCACCGGTCTCCCGGGTTGATGCTGACAAGGGGCAGAGCCTGCGCCTGATGTTTACCGGTACTGCGCTGGCTTCAGACAAGGAGTCTGTGTTCTGGCTCAATGTGCTGGAAATTCCGGTCAAGGCCACCAGCGATCAAAACATGCTGCAAATGGCCTTTCGCTCGCGAATCAAAGTGTTTTATCGGCCAGCGAATTTACCTGGCACACCGTCAGCGGCCATCGAGGCGCTGCAGTGGAAGGTTGTTGCGCAACCCAATGGTACCTATGGGCTGCAGGCCTATAACCCAACGGCGTTTTACGTTTCACAAAGTGACCTGGTGCTGGTTAACGGCGGCCAGCGAATACTGAGTGAGGCGGGGATGATTGCGCCCGGTGAAACCCATATCTTTGCCTTGCCCGGCCTGAAGTCGATGCCGGCGCCCGGCGCCAAAGTTGAATACAGCGCCATCAATGATTACGGCGCTCTGGTTCCTACCCACGAATCCCTCATGCCTTAG